The proteins below are encoded in one region of Candidatus Polarisedimenticolia bacterium:
- a CDS encoding UbiA-like polyprenyltransferase: MIQFQHTVFALPFALMGAALAAGGWPDVRTFLWILGAMVGARSAAMTFNRLIDRRFDARNPRTANRPLVTGKLSTRFASAFLACSIALFLLSAYRLNRLAFLLAFPVLALILGYSYAKRFTSAAHFLLGAALGCAPLGAWIAVRGNIGSTPLVLSLAVILWTAGFDLIYACQDADFDRREGLRSVPGSWGIPSALRLSRWLHAGMIAALIGLGAMADLGGLYFAGVAVTAGMLVYEHSLVRPDDLSRVNRAFFTVNGCISLFLCAATIADLLRRG; this comes from the coding sequence ATGATCCAGTTCCAGCACACGGTTTTCGCACTGCCGTTCGCCCTGATGGGCGCGGCGCTCGCCGCCGGCGGGTGGCCGGACGTGCGCACGTTCCTCTGGATCCTGGGGGCGATGGTCGGGGCTCGTAGCGCCGCCATGACCTTCAACCGGCTGATAGATCGCCGCTTCGATGCCCGAAACCCCCGCACGGCGAACCGGCCCCTGGTGACGGGAAAGCTGTCCACCCGGTTCGCCAGCGCGTTCCTGGCGTGCAGCATCGCCCTCTTCCTGCTTTCGGCCTATCGGTTGAACCGGCTCGCCTTCCTCCTGGCTTTTCCCGTGCTGGCTCTGATCCTGGGATACTCCTACGCCAAGCGCTTCACCTCGGCGGCGCACTTCCTGCTCGGCGCGGCGCTGGGGTGCGCGCCGTTGGGGGCCTGGATCGCGGTACGGGGGAACATCGGCAGCACGCCCCTCGTCCTGAGCCTGGCAGTTATCCTGTGGACCGCCGGCTTCGATCTCATCTATGCATGCCAGGATGCCGATTTCGATCGACGCGAGGGACTGCGCTCGGTGCCGGGTAGCTGGGGCATTCCCAGCGCGCTGCGGCTTTCACGCTGGCTGCACGCCGGAATGATCGCGGCCCTGATTGGCCTGGGAGCCATGGCGGATCTCGGCGGCCTTTATTTCGCGGGAGTGGCGGTGACCGCAGGCATGCTCGTCTACGAGCATTCCCTGGTGCGACCCGACGACTTGTCACGGGTCAACCGGGCCTTTTTCACGGTCAACGGCTGCATCAGCCTTTTTCTTTGTGCGGCAACGATCGCCGATCTCCTGCGCCGCGGCTGA
- the larB gene encoding nickel pincer cofactor biosynthesis protein LarB — translation MEQKRIRALLRQLTEGRIDVDAALRRLRFLPFEDLGFVKVDHHRHLRRGFPEVVYAPGKTSEQLVEIIRSLAREKSPILVTRCAESAFAGIREILEDAVYHAQARAVSWVPSTWVSPENEGIVVLAAGTSDIPVAEEAALTAELMGNRVERIYDVGVAGLHRLLAHRESLLTARVLVVVAGMEGALPSVVGGLVDAPVIAVPTSVGYGAGSGGIAALLAMLNSCAGGITVVNIDNGFGAGLAAGLINKTGARSGKSRSRARGSRRRIRKSRQR, via the coding sequence ATGGAACAAAAGAGAATCCGGGCGCTGCTGCGCCAGCTCACGGAGGGCAGGATCGATGTCGACGCGGCGCTGCGCCGGCTCCGGTTCCTACCTTTCGAGGATCTTGGTTTCGTCAAGGTGGATCACCACCGGCATCTCAGGAGAGGCTTTCCCGAGGTCGTCTACGCCCCCGGAAAGACGTCCGAGCAGCTGGTGGAGATCATTCGCAGCCTGGCGCGCGAGAAATCTCCCATCCTGGTGACCCGTTGCGCCGAATCCGCCTTTGCCGGAATCCGCGAGATTCTCGAGGATGCTGTCTATCACGCCCAGGCGAGAGCCGTCTCGTGGGTCCCGTCGACCTGGGTGTCCCCTGAGAATGAGGGGATCGTGGTGCTCGCCGCGGGCACCTCGGACATCCCGGTCGCCGAGGAGGCAGCCCTCACGGCGGAGCTGATGGGTAACCGGGTGGAGCGGATCTATGACGTCGGAGTCGCCGGCCTGCATCGTCTGCTGGCCCATCGCGAGTCCCTGCTCACCGCGCGGGTCCTGGTCGTCGTCGCAGGCATGGAAGGGGCGCTTCCCAGCGTCGTCGGTGGGCTGGTGGACGCTCCGGTCATCGCCGTGCCGACCAGCGTGGGCTATGGGGCTGGTTCGGGGGGAATTGCCGCCCTGCTCGCCATGTTGAATAGCTGTGCCGGCGGCATCACGGTCGTGAACATCGATAATGGCTTCGGGGCGGGCCTGGCGGCGGGCTTGATCAATAAAACAGGCGCCCGGAGCGGAAAATCCCGCAGTCGCGCTCGCGGCTCCCGCCGGCGGATCCGTAAATCCAGGCAACGCTAG
- a CDS encoding PilZ domain-containing protein, translating to MSHTTEKRQHPRVKDRLTLRSSFAGSGSSEMATTDLSLGGALVVAGRYIPLMTKVEVTLLLPPEPSESGPRPVHTQAVVVRVRPPEEHAGLQHYELALFFSHMEQRDRSVLSRYLAAQTPGS from the coding sequence ATGAGCCACACCACGGAGAAGCGGCAGCACCCGAGAGTCAAGGATCGCCTGACGCTGCGCTCCTCCTTCGCCGGCAGCGGCAGCAGCGAGATGGCCACGACCGATCTCAGTCTGGGTGGGGCCCTGGTCGTCGCGGGGCGCTACATCCCTCTGATGACGAAGGTGGAGGTGACGCTCCTCCTGCCGCCGGAGCCGAGCGAATCGGGGCCTCGTCCGGTGCACACCCAGGCCGTGGTCGTACGAGTGCGGCCGCCCGAGGAGCATGCCGGGCTCCAGCATTACGAGCTAGCCCTCTTCTTCTCCCACATGGAGCAGCGCGACCGCAGCGTCCTCTCCCGGTATCTCGCGGCTCAGACCCCGGGGTCCTGA
- a CDS encoding UbiX family flavin prenyltransferase, producing the protein MSEIIVGVTGASGSLCARDLMRGLLSVAEVTRIHTIISQFARQTMHAELGTPEAAGEPELRKALCPEGGRRVVFHDPANMAAAVSSGSYPTGGMVVVPCSMGTMGAIASGVSGNLIHRAADVTLKERRPLVLALRETPLNRIHLRNMLAVSEAGAILFPLVPAFYARPSGMDQILEQYTARILDQLRLPHHLGRRWGA; encoded by the coding sequence ATGAGCGAGATCATCGTCGGGGTAACCGGCGCTTCAGGGTCGCTGTGCGCCCGGGACCTGATGCGCGGGCTACTGTCGGTGGCGGAAGTAACCCGCATCCACACGATCATCTCGCAGTTTGCGCGGCAGACGATGCACGCGGAGCTGGGAACGCCGGAGGCGGCGGGCGAGCCGGAGCTGCGCAAGGCGCTGTGCCCGGAGGGCGGAAGGCGGGTCGTGTTCCATGATCCCGCGAACATGGCGGCGGCTGTCTCCAGCGGCTCCTATCCCACCGGCGGCATGGTCGTGGTCCCCTGCAGCATGGGCACGATGGGAGCAATCGCTTCGGGAGTCTCCGGCAATCTGATCCATCGCGCCGCCGACGTGACGCTCAAGGAGCGCCGCCCCCTCGTCCTGGCGCTGCGCGAAACGCCGCTGAACCGCATCCACCTGCGCAACATGCTCGCGGTCAGCGAAGCGGGCGCCATCCTGTTTCCCCTCGTCCCTGCATTCTATGCGCGGCCCTCCGGCATGGATCAGATCCTCGAGCAATACACCGCCCGCATCCTGGATCAGCTCCGCCTGCCCCACCATCTGGGCCGGAGATGGGGCGCCTAG